In Citrus sinensis cultivar Valencia sweet orange chromosome 3, DVS_A1.0, whole genome shotgun sequence, the sequence TGAAGGCTTCTCCTCATATTGACTCCAAGATTAGGAAATGGAAGAAACAATATGGGTTGATGTTTGATATGTTGAACACGAGCGGTTTTGGATGGAATGATGTCAAAAAAATGTGTAGAGGTTGATAGTGATGAAGTTTGGAATTCATATGTGCATGTTagagaaatatttaaaagttttgaatttatttactcTCATTTGCgagtttttgaaattttctttttggagaTTGATAGTCATTTAGCAATTGTTATGTCCAagtttattgcattttttactatttattatattgaactttattattttttattatgtactGTATCTAACTacattttgattaaatatttgtagTCTCATAATGCTGTAAGAAACTGGAGAGGCAAGCCATTCCCACTTTATAAAAGATTGGCAAACATATTTGGAAAGGACCGTGCTACTGGACATGGAGCTCAAACTCCCGTTGACATGGCAGACGACGCAAATCAAGAAGAAATTCGcgatgatgataatgaaatGGATGATGGATGTTCTCCAATATCGGCTACACCACCTTCAAGTTCTCAACATACTGCTCGAGCTCACTCACAACCACCAAATAGGAAGAGATCTAGATCAGAGGGTGACTTGCAGGTTGGCATTGATAAGATTGCTAATCTTATCAGCCaatcatttgaaaatataaatacaatagCTCAACGCATGTTCGATAACAAAGACGATCGTTTTGACATTTCTGATGAACTTGCAACTATGGGACTTTCTGTTGAAGAAGAACTTCCAGCCCTAGAGCTAATTCTAAAAGAACCCCATAATATTTCAGTTTTCAAGTCCTCGAGAGGTGAGCGTAAGGTAACATTTGTTCATATGCTCTTGCATAGAGCACAAGGTTGATATGTTGCTTAAAATGGCTGTGATGTTTTAAagccaataattttttggtaTAGAAAATATGTACGTACTAAACACAACCCCATATTTTGGTATAGTTATAGCATGTGGGTGCAGGTGTGTACTTCACACAACCTGATATTTTGGTATAGTAATGTTgtaatattgtattattaatttgaatttttttttgtaaactttTGAATGATTATATTAAGGTTGAAAATTCCCCTACGAAGGAAAATCATATGCTTTATTTGTGTAAtttgattataattattatttttgattaattttcacAGGAAATGTGTAGAAAAATTATGTGTcgaaattttttcaaacttatagttacataaatctagaaacaaatataaaaatattaaatttgtatatgagtattttctttatatatatatatatatccatatCCTTTttagcattaaaaaattattccatATTCCAAGGATTATGATACTTAATATAACAAGGttagttatttacttaaattatttacttttaacaaacattaaaacaATCCAGTACATGTTATATGCCAAACACAggataattgataataatacaatatagtTCAGCACCAAACACTGTATAATTTAAACAACATGTCAATTTAATACATACCATTCTAATATAATACAGTCCAGTGCGGTGcaccaaacacacccttagAACTATTAATAAGCTCCAGTGAGGAATAAAGAATTAGGCagaaaattattcaaactCTTTGTCTTGTGGTTGTTGTTCTCACCCGAAGaagaacattttaattttattgatcgATTGTAGCTAGCTACTGACTGGGACCGCATCAATCTTTCTTGCAATTAAGCCTTTTGCGTATCCAATTGCTGTCAACTGTTTTTGAACGTGTAGAAGAAAACAACTTGAAGACTTGAGAGAGGGCCAGTGTTAATTCAAAGTCAAGACCAACTTATTAGCTTGCAGGACTCCTGATGGTGAGAAAAAAGAGGGTTGACAGATGCTGGGTATAAGGTCtataaaactttaattatttcataaaattgttttattttttattccttaTCACGTTGGGGATTGCCCTCCAATGgcccattttattttcatgtttatGTAGGTCAGTAATGTTATTGGAAATCAACTATTGCCTCTTTTTTCTCACTTATTGAGGACTATGGAGAATTAAACAAAACTGAccgaaaaaatatataatgaatatttattatcaGATTTtagacaaaattaatttttgaaccgATTGAAACTtccaaaaactcaaatttcgaatttgttatataaatataatctaCTTTGAGTATCGTTATTAAATCCTCCTCTATAGCACATGAGCAAATTTGCAACCTTTCTAGCTTAAAATCTAGGTTTCAAATCTTGGCAGCGgagttaatttttgttattttttaagccacagttaatttttgttatataatttagatcatagataattttaaaaatataacgaGTAATTGTGTAATTCAATCAAATCTTAGAGACTAAAGGAATATTTACCAaagattaatatatatatatatatatatatatatattttaaagctacattttgtttcatccaaatgAAGCTACTCAATCTATATTTTATTCCAATAAGACTATGGCTTCATTTCAtgtcttaattaaattatataatgatgaaatattatattctGAACTTAACTGAATCCAATATCATTTCACCAATCCGTCATATGAgatgaagggaaaaaaaatctgttgaaattaattttaaattaaagttgaGGAATGGTGATATGATACATACACATACATGACtctgaatttattaaattgaagaTGTACTCATCGTCTTGTCGATGTGACCAAATACTGGAATGTGATAATGGTCTTTGGACTTTGGAGAAGACTTGAGAGGGCCCAGAGTAATTAAAAGTCAAGATTGGCAATCTGAAATTAATCTCTGGCTTTAAGATGCAGGACTCTCTTGTCGGTGGGAAAAGTTTCTGAATTAATATAGGAGCTAATACATGCACTTTCCGAACTAAAGAAAACTGAGTTTAAGCGGCGAATGGCTGTGCATCTTTGTCTGGTGTTGTTGCAGATTATTGTTTTGCATCTCAGGCCGATCAAAGCCTCAGAAAGATTCCCCTGTCCAACTGAATGTGGAAATGTCAGCATCAGCTACCCCTTCGGAATCGGAGAAGGGTGCTACTTTGACAAGGGTTACGAAGTTATCTGCGATCACTCTTCTGGCTCTCCCAAAGCTTTTCTTCCTGGCGTCAACAGGCTAGAATTATTGGATACTCTTTCTTATGATTCAAGGCCCGCAGTTAGAGTCAACGTTCCTACAATTTCTTTAAACAGCAGTAGTAAGCGAACAAGCAGTATTCTTAAAGGCGTCAACTTATCAGGTACCCCTTTCGCCTTTTCGTCTGACAATAAATTCGCTGCCATAGGCTGCAACATGAGATATCACCAAGGGAACGATTCATCTTTGTTTGATGGGTGTCTGTCGATTTGTACTTGTGATCCTACTCTCTACCCTGCTTGCTATGATTTCCTATGCCCCCTTCCTCGAAATATTACTCATCTTTTGAATGTAAATACATCATACTTGTTTTCTCAAAGTATTCCTCAAAAATGTCAGTCTGTTTTCCTGGTTGATGAACATTGGGTCAACAGCAAGTACCTTGAAGATCCTCTTGACTTGGAAGATCAACGAGAAGTTCCTGCAGTGTTGAAGTGGGGAGAAAAGATAGGCAGTTGTTTTGAAGGGAATAACTCATAttctattttttgtaattcggATAAAAAAGGTTGTTTAACACAATTAAGCTCAGGCCATTTATGTCTTTGCTCTTCTGGCTACGACCTAGAGAAAGGATACTGCTCAGGTACAGATTGGATTATGAGTTaaagagtaattttatttttttcaaagaaaatatcCGGACGACAAGTAGAAAAGGGAAAATTCTTGGTGCTCCACGAGCATTATGAATAGATGCTATTTCCGTATAAATATTAGCAATAAGCGTGAATGAGAAACGGAAAATGCTATTGGAGCACCTAGACTTTACTAGCAAGAGTTAAATGTCAAATGATGTAACATTCCTCTATTGGATGGTAAGATGATCAGAACAGTgttgtaaaatttatcatcCAATAGATGATTGAAATTactgatttttaaaatatccatcGGATTACTTGCAAACGAGTAAAGTCTTCCAATTACTGTAACTGTCTATgtaaacagaaaattaaagacaaaaatggtggagtttattttatttattattttctgggCAGGCGACTTGATCTGTAATATCTCGAGCGGCTACAATTGCTCCAATTGTCCTGACGGTTATAATCGTCTCTCATATGGTTGCATTAAAGTTTTCAACAAATCTCGggttaaattcattattataggTATGCATGTCGATCCTTTATTTTACatcataacaaattaataatgttttttaacatatatttcaaatgaaaatactAACTGTTCATTCGTTCGTTTGATGATATCTTTCATTATTGTCCTCGAGAGCCACAGGCTGCGGTGGTGGGCTTGCGTTATTCTTTCTACTCATTGGAATATGGTGGTTGTACAAGTTTgtaaaaagaagaagggaaATCAAGTTTAAGCGTaagttctttaaaaaaaatggtggtttATTATTGCAACAAGAATTGTCTTCCAATGAAGGTAACATTGAGAAAATGAGGTTATTTACTTCAAAAGATCTGGAGAAGGCCACCGACAACTACAACGCCAATCGAATCCTTGGTCAAGGAGGCCAAGGCATTGTATACAAAGGAATGTTAGCAGATGGAGGAATTGTGGCtgtaaaaaaatctaaaatattggaTGAGAGTAATCTCGAGCAATTCATCAATGAGGTAGTAATTTTGTCTGAAATTAATCACAGAAATGTTGTTAAGTTGTTGGGATGTTGCTTGGAGACAGAAGTTCCTCTTTTGGTGTATGAATTTATTCCAAATGGAAGCCTCGATCAATACATACACTACCAATCTGAAGAGTTTCCAATCACATGGGAAATGCGTTTACGCATTGCTGTTGAAGTTTCAGGTGCTCTATCGTATCTGCATTCAGCAGCATCTATTCCTATTTATCATCGAGACATCAAGTCTGCAAACATACTTTTGGACGATAAATATCAAGCTAAAGTTTCAGATTTTGGGGCTTCTAGATCTATCACAATTGATCAAACTCACTTGACCACTCAAGTACAAGGAAGTTTTGGATATCTAGATCCAGAATACTTTCGGTCAAGTCATTTTACTGAGAAAAGTGATGTTTATAGTTTTGGAGTAGTTCTTGTTGAGCTTC encodes:
- the LOC102611359 gene encoding wall-associated receptor kinase-like 2 isoform X5, with amino-acid sequence MAVHLCLVLLQIIVLHLRPIKASERFPCPTECGNVSISYPFGIGEGCYFDKGYEVICDHSSGSPKAFLPGVNRLELLDTLSYDSRPAVRVNVPTISLNSSSKRTSSILKGVNLSGTPFAFSSDNKFAAIGCNMRYHQGNDSSLFDGCLSICTCDPTLYPACYDFLCPLPRNITHLLNVNTSYLFSQSIPQKCQSVFLVDEHWVNSKYLEDPLDLEDQREVPAVLKWGEKIGSCFEGNNSYSIFCNSDKKGCLTQLSSGHLCLCSSGYDLEKGYCSGDLICNISSGYNCSNCPDGYNRLSYGCIKVFNKSRVKFIIIGCGGGLALFFLLIGIWWLYKFVKRRREIKFKRKFFKKNGGLLLQQELSSNEGNIEKMRLFTSKDLEKATDNYNANRILGQGGQGIVYKGMLADGGIVAVKKSKILDESNLEQFINEVVILSQINHRNVVKLLGCCLETEVPLLVYEFILNGSLDQYIHYESEEFPITWEMRLRIAVEVSGALSYLHSAASIPIYHRDIKSANILLDDKYRAKVSDFGASRSITVDQTHLTTQVQGSFGYLDPEYFRSSHFTDKSDVYSFGVVLVELLTGQKPIRSTVAEEDKSLARYFIKAMKENRLFEVLDDRVLKEAEKEEIITVATLAKRCLNLNGKKRPTMKEVAFELRGIRESVGASILQQNCEETDFVDGDITGHDFERDSSSSGSALNSVSVSVDADPLISNEW